From Neobacillus sp. PS2-9, the proteins below share one genomic window:
- a CDS encoding DUF951 domain-containing protein — protein MEEKEFALNDVVEMKKQHPCGTNRWKIIRLGMDIRIKCEGCGHSVLIPRKEFGRKMKKTLVKHEG, from the coding sequence ATGGAAGAAAAAGAATTTGCCTTAAATGATGTCGTTGAAATGAAAAAGCAACATCCTTGTGGAACGAATCGCTGGAAAATCATCCGCCTCGGAATGGACATCAGGATTAAATGTGAAGGCTGCGGACATAGCGTATTAATCCCAAGAAAAGAGTTTGGAAGGAAAATGAAAAAGACTTTAGTGAAGCATGAGGGTTAA
- a CDS encoding ParB/RepB/Spo0J family partition protein, with protein sequence MAKGLGKGLNAFFANVEPGKEEAIQEIKLKELRPNPYQPRKTFHQEAIDELRDSIIEHGILQPLVVRKSIRGYEIVVGERRFRAAREAKLETVPAVVRELSEQQMMELAVLENLQREDLNPIEEGQAYQTLMEKLKLTQEEVAKRLGKSRPHIANHIRLLSLPQKIQELISAEKITMGHGRALLGLRQKAKLPAIVEKVIQEGLNVRQLEKLIQQLNDNVSRETKKPEKKKDVFLQEREHVLRERFGTTVNIKQNKNKGKIEIEFFSQEDLERILEMLDREETL encoded by the coding sequence ATGGCTAAAGGTTTAGGAAAAGGCCTGAATGCATTTTTTGCGAATGTTGAACCTGGAAAGGAAGAAGCAATCCAAGAAATTAAGCTGAAAGAACTGCGTCCCAACCCTTACCAGCCCCGAAAAACCTTCCACCAAGAAGCGATCGATGAATTAAGAGATTCGATCATCGAACATGGAATTTTACAGCCTCTAGTCGTTAGAAAGAGTATTAGAGGCTATGAAATTGTTGTAGGGGAACGACGTTTTCGTGCTGCAAGGGAAGCAAAACTGGAAACTGTTCCAGCTGTTGTTCGTGAATTATCTGAGCAACAAATGATGGAATTAGCGGTGTTGGAAAATTTACAGAGGGAAGATTTAAACCCAATTGAAGAAGGCCAAGCCTACCAAACATTAATGGAAAAGTTAAAGCTGACGCAAGAAGAAGTAGCCAAGCGTTTAGGAAAAAGCCGACCACATATCGCGAACCATATCCGCCTCCTTTCTCTTCCGCAAAAGATTCAGGAATTAATTTCAGCTGAGAAAATCACAATGGGACATGGACGTGCCTTGTTAGGACTTAGGCAAAAGGCAAAATTACCTGCTATCGTTGAAAAGGTCATCCAGGAAGGATTAAATGTCCGTCAGTTAGAAAAATTAATTCAACAACTAAATGATAATGTTTCACGTGAAACAAAAAAGCCAGAAAAGAAAAAAGATGTCTTTTTACAGGAACGCGAGCATGTTCTTCGTGAGCGCTTTGGAACCACTGTGAACATTAAACAAAACAAGAATAAAGGAAAAATTGAAATTGAATTTTTCTCACAAGAGGACCTCGAGCGAATCCTAGAAATGCTAGATCGCGAAGAAACCTTGTAA
- the rpsF gene encoding 30S ribosomal protein S6 — protein sequence MNKYEIMYIIRPNIEEEAKKALVERFNTILLDNGAETAETKDWGKRRLAYEINDFRDGYYQIAKTTSSADAVQEFSRLAKISEDIIRHIVIKEEA from the coding sequence ATGAATAAGTACGAAATCATGTACATCATCCGCCCAAACATTGAAGAGGAAGCGAAAAAGGCTCTAGTTGAGCGTTTTAACACAATTCTTCTTGACAATGGTGCGGAAACTGCTGAAACAAAAGATTGGGGTAAGCGCCGTCTTGCATACGAAATCAACGATTTCCGTGACGGATACTACCAAATCGCTAAAACTACATCTTCAGCTGATGCAGTACAAGAATTTTCTCGTCTTGCAAAAATCAGCGAAGATATCATTCGCCATATCGTAATTAAAGAAGAAGCTTAA
- the ychF gene encoding redox-regulated ATPase YchF, which translates to MALTAGIVGLPNVGKSTLFNAITQAGAESANYPFCTIDPNVGIVEVPDHRLQKLTELVQPKKTVPTAFEFTDIAGIVKGASKGEGLGNKFLSHIRQVDAICQVVRCFADENITHVSGKVDPIDDIEVINLELILADMESVEKRISRVEKLAKQKDKDAAAEFEVLAMLRDAFEAEKPARTVDFTEEQMKLVKGLHLLTIKPVLYVANVSEDDIADPSDNEYVQKVREYAAADNAEVIVVCAKIEEEIAELEGEEKAMFLSELGIEESGLDQLIRAAYNLLGLATYFTAGVQEVRAWTFKKGMKAPQCAGVIHSDFERGFIRAETVSYDDLLAAGSHNAAKEAGKVRLEGKEYEVKDGDVIHFRFNV; encoded by the coding sequence ATGGCTTTAACAGCTGGTATCGTAGGTTTACCGAACGTTGGTAAGTCTACTTTATTTAATGCAATCACACAGGCAGGAGCGGAATCAGCGAACTATCCTTTCTGTACGATTGATCCAAACGTAGGAATTGTAGAAGTACCTGACCACCGTTTACAAAAATTAACTGAGCTTGTTCAACCTAAGAAAACTGTTCCAACAGCATTTGAATTTACCGATATTGCTGGGATTGTTAAAGGTGCAAGTAAAGGTGAAGGGTTAGGAAACAAGTTCCTATCTCATATCCGCCAAGTAGATGCGATTTGCCAAGTAGTTCGCTGCTTCGCAGATGAAAATATCACACACGTTTCTGGAAAAGTGGACCCAATTGATGATATTGAAGTCATTAACTTGGAGTTAATTCTTGCAGACATGGAATCCGTGGAAAAGCGTATTAGCCGCGTTGAAAAATTGGCTAAGCAAAAAGATAAGGATGCAGCAGCAGAATTCGAAGTACTTGCAATGCTTCGTGATGCGTTTGAAGCAGAGAAACCTGCTCGTACGGTTGATTTCACAGAGGAACAAATGAAATTAGTTAAAGGTCTACATCTTTTAACGATTAAACCTGTTCTGTATGTAGCTAATGTGAGTGAAGATGATATTGCTGATCCTTCTGATAATGAATATGTACAAAAAGTTCGTGAATATGCGGCAGCTGATAATGCTGAAGTAATCGTGGTTTGTGCGAAAATTGAAGAAGAAATTGCAGAGCTTGAGGGTGAAGAAAAGGCTATGTTCCTTTCTGAGCTTGGCATCGAAGAATCAGGTCTAGATCAGTTAATCCGTGCTGCATATAACTTACTTGGCTTAGCTACCTATTTCACAGCAGGAGTTCAAGAGGTTCGTGCTTGGACATTCAAAAAAGGAATGAAGGCTCCTCAGTGTGCGGGTGTCATTCATTCTGATTTCGAACGTGGATTCATTCGTGCAGAAACAGTATCCTACGATGACCTTCTAGCAGCAGGAAGCCACAACGCAGCTAAAGAAGCTGGAAAAGTCCGCCTAGAAGGAAAAGAGTACGAAGTAAAAGACGGCGACGTCATCCACTTCCGTTTCAATGTATAG
- the yyaC gene encoding spore protease YyaC has product MNLKTNLFDRRAKARISHDDLHAAEHLAEELIDYIPSVTKRPIVFICIGTDRSTGDSLGPLVGTLLEEKNLKAFHVYGTLDDPIHAVNLAEKLKEIQAKYVDPYIIGIDACLGRIKNVGVIQVGTGPVKPGAGVNKELPAVGDIHITGIVNVSGFMEFFVLQNTRLNLVMKMAKTIANGIYQASLLYPKKNWTELNWVEEERTN; this is encoded by the coding sequence GTGAATCTGAAAACAAACCTTTTTGACAGGAGGGCCAAAGCACGCATTAGTCACGATGACCTTCACGCTGCTGAACATTTAGCGGAAGAGTTAATTGATTATATTCCTAGTGTAACCAAACGCCCAATTGTTTTTATTTGTATTGGAACAGACCGCTCTACAGGCGATTCATTAGGACCACTTGTCGGAACATTACTGGAAGAGAAGAATCTCAAAGCTTTTCATGTGTATGGCACATTAGATGACCCGATTCATGCGGTGAATTTAGCTGAAAAGTTGAAAGAAATTCAAGCAAAATATGTTGATCCTTATATTATTGGTATAGATGCATGTTTAGGCCGAATTAAGAATGTCGGCGTGATCCAAGTTGGTACTGGACCCGTCAAGCCCGGTGCAGGTGTAAATAAGGAACTTCCGGCTGTGGGGGATATACATATCACAGGCATTGTGAATGTCAGCGGATTTATGGAGTTTTTTGTACTACAGAATACACGATTAAATTTAGTCATGAAGATGGCTAAAACGATTGCAAATGGCATTTACCAGGCAAGCCTGCTTTACCCAAAGAAAAACTGGACGGAATTAAATTGGGTAGAAGAAGAGAGGACTAATTAA
- a CDS encoding DUF554 domain-containing protein, which produces MFLLGTLVNGLLIIIGTLIGKALNRIPEGMKVTVMYAIGMSVMVLGLQMGLKSENFLIVIISLVVGAVTGELLKLEDKLNDLGQWLESKVGSNGKGSISEGFVTATLIFVIGAMAILGALDSGIRGDHDVLYMKSLIDGFTALILTTTLGIGVIFSAVPVMLYEGLIALFATQIDRFVPQALMDQFIVEMTATGGVMIFAIGLNLTGMTKIKVANLLPGIVIVGIIVTIMYNYHRFFQ; this is translated from the coding sequence ATGTTTTTATTAGGCACATTGGTGAATGGACTGTTAATTATTATCGGTACTCTAATTGGAAAAGCATTAAACCGAATCCCTGAAGGAATGAAAGTAACGGTCATGTATGCAATCGGCATGTCCGTGATGGTACTGGGACTTCAGATGGGCTTAAAGAGTGAAAACTTCTTAATCGTTATTATCAGCTTAGTCGTTGGAGCTGTAACTGGAGAACTTTTAAAATTAGAAGATAAATTAAATGATCTGGGACAATGGCTTGAATCAAAGGTTGGGTCAAATGGAAAAGGAAGCATTTCCGAAGGATTTGTTACTGCCACTCTCATCTTTGTCATTGGAGCAATGGCGATCCTTGGCGCACTTGATAGCGGGATTCGGGGTGATCATGATGTATTGTATATGAAATCATTGATTGATGGATTTACCGCACTAATCCTAACTACTACTCTAGGAATTGGCGTGATCTTCTCTGCTGTTCCAGTCATGCTGTATGAAGGGTTGATAGCCTTATTTGCAACTCAAATTGATCGTTTCGTTCCACAGGCACTAATGGATCAATTTATTGTTGAAATGACTGCTACAGGCGGAGTCATGATCTTTGCCATCGGCTTGAATCTAACAGGCATGACAAAGATTAAAGTGGCTAATTTGTTGCCGGGGATTGTCATAGTTGGGATTATCGTGACGATTATGTATAATTATCATCGATTCTTCCAATAA
- a CDS encoding molybdopterin-dependent oxidoreductase gives MKEIRKAACPLNCWDSCGFNVTVENYKVVKVEGDPSHPITKGKICGRGRMLETRTNSSQRLLHPLKKINGQFEQISWEQALDEISAKLKGIKEKYGSTAVLHSHDYANNGILKNLDQRFFNCFGGVTELYGSLCWGAGIEAQKWDFGNAYSHEPEDITNSKHIIIWGRNVSRTNMHFYEKLLEVKKKGAKIYVIDPLYNATAKIADQYISVKPGMDGLLAAAIIKEMLRLGLEDRQFIEQYTHGFPDLAALLVEISMEQLSEMTEVPLEVITQLAQIYADKPTATYMGLGLQRYTNGGNTIRFIDALVAISGNIGVAGGGANYANLQVGQSFVFDELTLPSRKQNHRQFSIMKQAEEVLAAVDPEIKMIIVTCGNPITQVPDTNVVEKAFSSVETLVVIEQFMTDTARLADYVLPTTTAFEEEDIYYSSMYHHYVNYGPKLVTSPGEAKSDLWIWTELARRLGFGEDFNFSREEWLKMTFQSLEKKGVTFEQLKEQQTLELPVDKIPWQDYRFQTPTGKFEFTSLLGGSLKLSVPEESKWKNPKLAEYFPYHLLTIHPLRSNHSQNYHLLPSKPKVKVEVASNIAEQKKLQNGDLVRVWNERGEVSGFISVLAAAHPNTINIDEGIWKEFGGSVNKLTSNRKSDNGLGSTLFDCLVNIEKVN, from the coding sequence TTGAAGGAGATTCGAAAGGCAGCGTGTCCTTTAAATTGTTGGGATAGCTGTGGATTTAACGTAACAGTAGAGAACTACAAGGTTGTGAAAGTGGAAGGTGATCCCTCCCATCCAATTACAAAGGGAAAAATTTGTGGACGAGGCAGGATGCTCGAAACGAGAACCAACTCAAGCCAAAGGCTATTGCACCCCTTAAAGAAGATCAATGGACAATTTGAGCAGATCTCCTGGGAGCAGGCCCTTGACGAAATTTCTGCAAAATTAAAGGGAATCAAAGAAAAGTACGGCTCAACTGCTGTTTTGCATAGTCATGATTACGCGAATAATGGGATATTAAAAAACTTGGACCAACGCTTTTTTAATTGTTTTGGCGGGGTAACCGAACTATACGGCTCACTTTGTTGGGGGGCAGGTATTGAAGCGCAAAAATGGGATTTTGGGAATGCTTATAGCCACGAACCTGAGGACATTACTAACAGCAAACATATCATTATTTGGGGAAGAAATGTCTCTAGAACAAACATGCACTTTTATGAAAAGCTTTTAGAAGTGAAGAAAAAAGGGGCTAAAATCTATGTGATTGATCCTCTCTATAATGCAACGGCAAAAATAGCCGATCAGTATATTTCAGTGAAACCAGGAATGGACGGATTATTAGCAGCTGCAATTATTAAAGAAATGCTCCGCTTAGGATTGGAAGACCGACAGTTTATCGAACAATATACACATGGATTCCCAGACTTAGCTGCACTCCTAGTAGAAATCTCAATGGAACAATTGAGTGAAATGACGGAAGTACCCTTAGAGGTAATCACGCAATTAGCTCAAATTTATGCAGATAAGCCAACCGCTACTTATATGGGTTTAGGTTTGCAAAGATATACAAACGGCGGGAATACCATTCGTTTCATCGATGCACTAGTGGCGATTAGTGGGAATATAGGAGTTGCCGGCGGCGGTGCCAATTATGCAAATCTGCAGGTAGGTCAAAGCTTTGTGTTTGATGAGTTAACTCTGCCTAGTCGAAAACAAAATCATCGGCAATTTTCAATTATGAAGCAGGCGGAAGAGGTACTGGCGGCAGTTGACCCAGAAATTAAGATGATCATCGTAACATGCGGGAACCCTATTACCCAGGTTCCAGACACTAATGTGGTGGAGAAAGCATTTTCTTCAGTTGAAACGCTTGTGGTGATTGAACAGTTTATGACGGACACTGCAAGATTAGCTGATTATGTTTTGCCAACCACCACTGCTTTTGAGGAAGAGGATATTTATTATTCCTCCATGTATCATCATTATGTGAATTATGGACCTAAGCTGGTCACTTCTCCTGGTGAGGCAAAGTCTGACTTATGGATTTGGACAGAATTAGCAAGGCGCTTAGGATTCGGAGAGGACTTTAATTTTTCAAGAGAAGAATGGCTGAAGATGACCTTCCAATCCTTAGAGAAAAAAGGTGTTACGTTTGAACAATTAAAAGAACAGCAAACATTAGAATTACCTGTTGATAAAATTCCTTGGCAGGACTATCGTTTTCAAACGCCAACAGGAAAGTTTGAATTTACTTCGTTGCTAGGTGGTTCTTTAAAGCTATCTGTACCGGAAGAATCCAAATGGAAAAATCCAAAGCTTGCCGAATACTTTCCGTACCATTTGTTAACGATTCATCCTTTACGCTCGAATCATTCGCAAAATTATCACCTCCTCCCATCTAAGCCAAAGGTAAAAGTTGAGGTTGCATCCAATATCGCAGAACAGAAAAAACTACAAAATGGCGATTTAGTCAGGGTATGGAATGAGCGAGGAGAAGTAAGTGGGTTTATTTCAGTCTTAGCAGCGGCACATCCCAATACGATTAATATTGATGAGGGAATTTGGAAAGAATTCGGCGGATCGGTAAATAAACTAACCTCTAACAGGAAATCGGATAATGGTCTAGGAAGCACATTATTTGATTGTCTAGTAAATATTGAAAAAGTGAACTAA
- a CDS encoding mechanosensitive ion channel family protein, giving the protein MSITEKGIQKVVDKFQNEDTWLNMGEGFLKIIAIIIISNILIRIGKVAIHNVFKIRNLSPLTTSVRREETLSKLLDNILSYVIYFIAAMMILSVLGIDVKALIAGAGVVGLAVGFGAQNLVKDVISGFFIIFEDQFSVGDHVRLGQFEGNVQTIGLRTTKLKSWTGEVHILPNGSIMEVTNFSLNNSLAIIDVGIAYEEDIDKAEKVIRESLETMPEKYEELVKTPDYLGIQSFGPSEVIVRIVAETLPMQHTAVSRKIRKDIKLHLDEHGIEIPYPRMVMYSKDPRVTKEPGV; this is encoded by the coding sequence ATGAGTATTACTGAAAAAGGAATCCAAAAAGTAGTTGATAAATTTCAGAACGAAGACACATGGTTAAACATGGGTGAAGGTTTTCTAAAAATTATTGCCATTATTATTATCTCCAACATCTTAATTCGTATTGGGAAAGTAGCCATACACAATGTATTTAAAATTAGAAATCTCTCCCCGTTGACTACCTCGGTACGACGAGAAGAGACACTTTCCAAGCTTCTCGATAACATCCTTTCCTACGTTATTTATTTTATTGCTGCAATGATGATTCTTTCAGTACTTGGAATTGATGTGAAAGCACTGATTGCAGGAGCAGGAGTTGTCGGCTTAGCCGTTGGTTTTGGTGCTCAGAACTTGGTGAAAGATGTGATTTCTGGCTTCTTCATTATTTTTGAAGATCAATTTTCAGTTGGTGACCATGTCCGTCTTGGACAGTTCGAGGGTAATGTCCAAACAATTGGTTTACGAACAACTAAATTAAAAAGCTGGACAGGTGAGGTCCATATTTTACCTAATGGTAGTATAATGGAGGTAACAAATTTTTCCCTTAATAACAGCCTTGCAATTATAGATGTCGGGATTGCTTATGAAGAGGATATAGATAAAGCTGAAAAGGTTATTCGAGAATCACTTGAAACAATGCCAGAAAAATATGAGGAGTTAGTGAAAACACCAGATTATTTAGGGATTCAAAGCTTTGGACCTTCAGAGGTAATCGTCAGGATTGTGGCTGAAACATTGCCGATGCAGCATACAGCAGTTTCAAGGAAAATTCGTAAAGATATTAAACTACACCTAGATGAGCACGGAATTGAAATACCGTATCCGCGTATGGTCATGTACTCAAAGGATCCTAGAGTGACGAAAGAACCTGGGGTGTAA